In the genome of uncultured Pseudomonas sp., the window CTAGTTGGCACTATCGCTGGACCTTTCGGCATCACACTCGGCTATGTATCAGGTGCCATCCTCGGTGGCCTGGCCGGCGGGGTTGGTGGTTGTGCGCTCGGCGCGCAGCTGGGCGATACGCTCGACCGTCATGTCCTAGCCAACAACCTCTGCCTACTCTGCGGCCATCGCTTCAACCTGCCGGCCTGATCCGGCTCCCACTCTCTTTCTATTCATATCGTCCGGACGGTGCTGCGCCTTGCGCAGCGCTTTATGCCGTCCTGCACCCAAAGGAATCTCAACCATGGCTCATCTCGTCGAAACAATGGCCTACGCTGGCGCTGCTCCGTGGCACGGTCTGGGCAATCAACTCACTCAGAAACAACCCATCGAAGTCTGGCAACGCGAAGCCGGCATGGACTGGCAGATCCAGGAAAGCCCGGTGCATTTCAAATCGGACAGCATCGGTACGCTGGGCGCTATCCACTCGTTTCCCGAGCAAAAGGTGCTGTTCCGCTCGGACACTAAGGCACCGCTGTCAGTGGTCTCCAACCGCTACCACACTGTGCAGCCGCGCGAGGTGCTGGAGTTTTATCGAGACCTCACTGAGGTCTCTGGCTACGAGCTTGAAACTGCTGGTGTACTGAAAGGCGGGCGCAAATTCTGGGCGCTGGCGCGTACCGGGCAAGGTGCTGTGATCAAGGGTAACGATCAGGTTAATGGCTACTTGCTCCTGGCCACATCCTGCGACGGCACCCTGGCCACCACTGCCACGCCAACCACGGTACGGGTGGTCTGCAATAACACCCTGACCATCGCCCTGGACGGTGCCAGCCGGGCTATCAAGGTACCGCACAACACCCGCTTCGATCCAAAGGCGGTGAAGAAGCAACTCGGCATCGCCGTCTCGCAATGGGACGACTTCATGTACCGCATGCGCGCACTGGCCGAGCGCAAGGTGCAGTGGCATGAGGCACTGGGCTTCTTTATGAACGTGCTGTGCGAGACCAGTCCGACCGGTGCTCTACCGGAGGTGCTGCCCAACGAGCGCGCACTGCGCAAAGTCCAGGAACTGTACGAAGGTCGTGGTCGGGGCAGTCAGCTCGACTCAGCACGCGGCACTGCCTGGGGCCTGCTCAACTCCGTGACCGAGTTTGTCGATCACGAGCGCCGTGCCCGCAGCAACGAGTACCGCATGGACTCAGCCTGGTTCGGCCAGGGCGCGCAGATCAAACAACGTGCCCTGGATACCGCTCTGCAACTGGTCGCCTGACCGCTTAACCCCACCACTCCATAACGCCCGATCAGCCTAGTTGCTGATCGGGCGTTTCTATTTTCGCAAGGTGATCGCTATGAAAGCTACTCCGTTGAGCAGCGCCAGCAAGCCGCGCCCGGCTCTGCGTTTAATCAGCACCAAGGAATTACCACGTGAAGACTGGCTGGCAGTGCGCAAGCAAGGCATCGGCAGCTCGGATGCAGGTGCGGCTGTGGGCCTTAATCCCTATAAATCACAGCTGGAGCTGTGGATGGAAAAAACCGGGCGTGACACCACTCTGCCCAAGGCCGATCCGCACGATGAGGAAAGCCCGATGTACTGGGGCAATGTGCTGGAGCCTGTCGTGGCCTGGCATTACAGCAAACGCACTAAGAACAAGGTCCGGCGCATCAACGCCGTGCTGCAACACCCTGATCCTGAGCTGCCCTGGATGCTGGCCAACATCGACCGCGAGGTCATTGGTGCTGACGATGTGCAGATCCTCGAATGCAAGACAGCCGGCATAAACGGCGCACGCCTCTGGAAAGAAGGCGTGCCCGAGTATGTGCAGTTGCAGGTAATGCACCAGCTCGCCGTCACCGGCAAGCAAGCGGCCGATGTGGCGGTATTGCTGGGTGGCCAGACGCTGGAGATACATCGCATCGAACGGGACGAGCAGATGATTGCTCGCCTGATCGAGCTGGAACGCAAGTTCTGGCACTACGTCGAGACCGACACGCCACCGCCGGCTGATGGCTCAGCCTCGGCTGAAATAGCTCTGCGCGCGCTCTATCCTGAAGACAACGGCAAGACCGTCGATTTTAGTGGCCGTGCGGGTTTGGCAGCCGCCTATATCGAACTGAAAGCAGTACGCCAGTCGATGGCAGAAAAGGAAACCCGCGAAGCCCAGCTCAAGCAGATGCTGCAACAGGCTATGGGCGATGCCACCCGCGCCGAGTTCAGCCACGGCTTTATCAGTTGGAAGAAAGCCAAGGGCAGCAGCGTGCTCGACGTGGAAACCATGCTGAAGGATAAGCCTTACCTGCAGGTTCGCTATACCAAGCTCAAGGAAGGCAGCCGGCGCTTCCTGGTCAGCTGATTACCCCCATTTAACCATTCCCTCCCCCCTTGGCCAGCCCATGCAGTTAGCGCTGCGTGGCTGGCCTTTTTTCATTTCCAGGAGAACCACCATGCTCAAAGGTCTGGCTATCACCCCGCCGGTGCTCGGGCGGATTTCTATCGGTAAGGTCATCGAAAAGAACGGCAAACGCCTGCCGGAGAAAGATGACCAGTTCACCATCACTTCCCAGGTGCAAGGCAAGGACGGCTGGCTGCTGCACCCGCTCAACGACGAGTTGCGCCAGGGCAAGGACGACAAGCTGCGCAGCATCCCGGTACGCCTACTGTTCAACGAGCCGGAGCTGAACTTTCGCGCCGACTACACGCTGTTTGAACGGCAGTCCGGTCGACCGCTGTGTGTGGGCAATGGCGAGACCTGCAAACGCGCCACCCAAGACGGCATGCAGTCGCTCCCCTGCCCTTCACCGGATGCCTGTCCACTGGCCAAGGGCGGCGCTTGCAAGCCCTATGGCCGGCTAAACGTGCTGATTGGTGATGACGATCCGCTCGGCAGCTTCGTGTTTCGCACCACCGGCTTCAACAGCATTCGCACCCTGGCCGCTCGACTGCATTACTTCCAGGCTATTTCTGGCAATCGGCTGGCATGCCTGCCGCTGGAACTGCGCCTGCGCGGCAAGTCGACTCGCCAGAGCCATGGTACGCCGATCTTCTATGTCGACCTGACGGTACGCAGCGACATGGACATGGCCGAGACGCTGCTAGCTGCCACCGAACTGGATGCCAAACGGCAAAGCGCAGGCTTTGATCAGGTCGCGCTGGATGAGGCCGCGCAGCGTGGCTTGGCCAATGGTGCCTTCGAGGACAGCGAGGAAGACGCGGGGGCAATCGCCGAGGAGTTCTACCCCACCGAAGAAAGCCAACCGCCAGCCAGCAACACGCCGCAGCGCTCTGCGAAAGCCAGCCTGGCCGAGAAGCTGGATGCGCAAGCCCAGCGCCACACCCCTCCGACAGATAACCATCAAGGAGCCCACCATGCGCCTGCACAAGCTCAAAGCCAGTGACTCGACCGGAACCTACCTGGTCGAGTCGCCGGTCACGGAAGCCGACATCCTGCTGATGGCCCGGCAGTTGGCGAACCTGCGTCTGCGCCGGGGGCGAGCACTGACCTCACCGAAGGATGTGTTCAACCACCTGCAGGCGCTGCTGGCCGATTACGAGCATGAGGTATTCGCCCTGCTCCTGCTCGACAGCCGGCACCGGGTGATTGCCTTTCACGAGCTGTTCCGGGGCACGCTGGACAGTGCCAGCGTCTATCCCCGAGAAATCGTCAAGGCTGCCTTGGAGCACAACGCCGCGGCAACCGTGCTGGTACACAACCACCCTTCCGGTGATCCAGAACCCAGCCAAGCGGATTTCACCCTCACCCACAAATTGCAGGAGGCCCTGAATCTGGTGGGGGTGCGGACACTCGACCATATCGTGGTGGGCCAGGAAGGCTGCGTGTCGCTCGCGGAACTGGGTTACCTGTGAGGAGAAACGAAGATGAAGCTACTGCGGATCTTTGCTGCCGTTTTCATGTTTGCCGGCATCCTCGCCGGCTGCCTGGCCCTTCTGCTGCTGGTGATCCTGATGGTGCGCTTTCCGCCGCTGCTGATCGCTGTGCTGCTGGCGAGCTGGATTTTCTGCCGCCTGGTGAAGGTATTGGCACCAGGGAAAGCAACGGCAAAACCCACCACTGCACCACCAAAATAATCACTACCCCTGAGCAGCCAGACAAGCACTGGCCGCCTCAACTCGATAGGGAGCATTACGATGAACAGACAGTGTTTGATCTGCGAATCTCGGGCGGTACTGACACGGGACGCAGCCAAAGGACTGACCCTACTGGTCGGGCTGTTCAATGGCGCGATAAAGGGGGCTCAGCGCACGCATAAAGGGAGCGGCCATGCCGACCTCCTCAGCGGACTGGCAGCAGTCGAACCTGCTTACCCTGAGGCCCGGAAGGCGGCAGAGGATGTCGCGCGGTTTCACTTCGCCGGCTTCGACTGCCTGTGCCTGCGCTGCGGCGCTTTGTTTGATGAGACAGCAGAAAGTCAGGAGGGCCTTAGCCCCGGCTGAGGCGTTCCACCAGACGCTCCACTACTTCCAGTACCAGCGCACGATCACCCACGTTCAGCGTGGACAGCAGCCCCTGCAGTCGACGCGTCTGATCCTCCGGGCGCGTGCTGCCCTCGGTCAATAACTCGGCCGCGTCGCAGTTAAAGATCGCTGCCAACTCCACCAGACGCTCGACGTTGGGCATCACGATCCCACGCTCGATGCGCGACACCGCTTCACTGCCAATCTCAAGCTTCTCGGCAACCTGCTCCTGGCTCAGGTCACAGCGAACACGCTGTCGAGCAATCGCCTGGCCAACGAGTGTCGCTAACTGCTTCGAATCGATTTTTGGCATCCCACCCTCCAAGTCAACTCAAATGGTCGAACACCACCCCGTTGACATGAATGACTTTACGAACCGAAACTCACCTCAAAAGGTTGATAAGGCCTGAAGTCCTTTTCAGTTCCCCTAATGAGGAACTGCAGATGAAGAACAGCGCGTCAGCGCAAGTACCAACACAAAAGGAAAATTCAAAATGAAGGAAATGTCCTCAACCGCAACGATTAGCAACGCGAAAACAACTCAGGAGCCACTAATGAAAACTGCCTTGACGCTTGGATTAGCGCCTTCCACGAAGATATGGGCGAGGATGCGATGATCGTGAGCGAGCAGCTTACTGAGTGGCAAGACTGGTGTAGCGAAGGGCGGTTGCCGTAACGAGTACTATTAAGCGGATATCCGCTCTGCCGTCATCCAGTGCGGGCTGCCCATGGGCTGACCGCACTGGTTAATGGTTTTTCTTTTCCCTACGTTTTTTTCAGAGCACTAGAACCGACGCCATGCCTGTCATCACCGTATACTTGGCCTTAAAGAGATAACTCACTATTTAGTAAAGCTTACTAAAGGCATCAGCATCGTCAGGACTAAATATATAGCGCGACTCAGAACTCAAACGACAAATCGCATTCTTGGGCACTTCAACCAGACCATATATTTCCTAAGCCGGCAAACTCAAGGTACTGACCTAAGCCTCGTGTAAGCGTTCATCCCGCGAAGAAATTTCTACGAAACGAAATGCAAGCTCGATAAAAAACAGCATAACTTAGATTACTGCGGTAAGTTTAATCTCTGCAGTGCAATGCAGTTATATCTGTGATGCACATGCAAGCACTTGGATAATCAAATTAGCTAGACAGCTAGCGAACCCTTCCGACCAAAATCGATGAATGAATCACCACGTGTAACTCTAAGTGTTACCTCTGAATGGTTCAGCCAACTGATCTACATATCCCGAGGGGTAACGACGATCACGCAGGCCGACATCATTACTACTAGGTTGCTTGGCACTGTCGTAGAAGGTTTTGAAGAGCAGATCCCACACCAGCAGGAACTCACCGAAATTAACCTGGGCATCCTCAAAGTCACGCTTGTGATGCCAGCGATGCGTTTCAGCCACGCCGATAATGCGCCGCAACAATCCTAGCGAGTAGTCCACATTGGAATGCTGGAAAGCCAAATGCACTGTAAGTATCCCAAACCAGGCTGCCACCAATTCTGATGGCGTGCCCATCGCGAAAAGTACGAGCAATCCAGGGCCGGCCATGATTGCGGCATGAAGAGGATGCCGACGCTCTCCATTCATCCAGTAGAGCCGCTCAGCGCTATGATGAGGCTCGTGTAGGTGCCACAGCCAGGGGACGTGATGGCTCAGGCGGTGCATGGCATACAAACTCAGGTCCAAGATAGCTGCCACGATGAGCAGTTGTAACCAGAGAGGCAGCCCGGTAGGAAACCCACTCAGCTCAGCAGGCACAAGATCCCCCACGCGAGATAGAACAGCGGCAGTGAACTGGATGACCGATAAATTCACGACAAGGTGAATAAAGTCCGTCAGGGTGTCATCGTGATCGCTGAGCCAGTCCTGCCGGAAAGGCTGGAGTCGCTCCAGGCCAGCTACGCAGCCGACGCCCACGGCTGCCAGTATGGCTGTACTTGGCCAGTAAGGAATGCCTTGATAGAGCAGCCAGATCATCACTGCCGATATACCACCGAAAATCGCCGGATAACTAAACCAGCGAAGCAAAAACCTCGACGTGCTGCCCATTGTGAACCCTCCATGCAGTAGGTTTCACTTTGAACTGTTCGCCTGCTACAGGCTTGAACGAAGGAGCTGATCACTTAGGATGCGGATACGCAAACCGCATCAGCAAAAATATCCCGGTTGAAATGAATATCAGCTTCTTAGCCTCACATGACCGAGCGCTGAAGAGGGGTCGAGCCCAAACAGCGCACGAAACGAACGTGAAAAATGGGCTGCGTCGGCAAATCCAGCGGCATGGGCGGCAGCTGTCAGGTTATGGCCGACAGATACGAACCGTAGCGCTACGACCAGCCGACTCCATTTGCGATAGCTACGCAGTGGAAGGCCGGTTTGCTCGACAAACCAATGAGAGAAACGGGTGGGCGACAGATGCACAAGCTCGGCCAGTCGCGCCCGATCATCTTGCCGCTCCTCAAGCGCCTGAAGCACAGCCCGCATACGCGGATCAGCCGCCTGCGGCATTTTCAGACCCAGCAACCGCCTGACCTCCTCGCGAACCAGTTGAGCAGGTAACTCCGGCGTTTCAAGTAGCTGCTCGATGGCCGACGTATTACCTGCCGGGATCGAGACCAGCTGGGCAGCCGCTATACAGTTCATGGCACGGGCCTCTTCTGACAGCGCATCGAGGTAGATCGAAAGCACTTCATCGCCTTCAATCTGATGCAGTGTGCCGGCCTTTATGCAGATGGCCGGTGCAGTAAGCGCCTGACTCTGCGCTCGCACCGTTACTTGGCCGCCAAGGCCAATGGTCACTTGGTGCGCCATGTGGCTATGCCGCTCATGGCTGCCGGTGTACCCCAAGAAAATCCCTAGCCCTGGGGACACCCAAGCTTTTCCACGCCAGCAGACACCTTCGGAAATGGCCATTTGAGCCCCTCAGACTTTTGTGTCGTGCTGCTGTTCGATTTTGCGAATTTCGGCTTGAAAAGCCTCATCCAACAGGTTCGGCTTCTTGCGCCAGGGCTGGCGGTCAGGCTTGCGCTGAGCGGCGTACAACAAAATTTCACCACCCGTGGTGGCGACAAAGCTTTGTGCTTGTCGCTCAAGTTCAGCTCTCAACTCGTCTTTGGTCATGATGCCCCTATTATGGCTGCTGGGGAAATTCCATGTGGAAGGCTGTGGTTCCGTCGCAGGAGGTGCACCAGATCTTTCCTTTGTGGGACTCAACGATGGATCGAGTAATGGCCAAGCCAAGCCCAGCATTGCTCGGACTGCCTTCACGACGCGCCGGGTCTACTCGATAGAACCGGTCGAAAAGCTTATCCAGGTGCTCCGGTTTGATGGTTTCACCTGGGTTCGCGATGGTGAGCGTGACAGCACTTGCGGTCGACTTGACCGTTACTAATATCGTCTGTCCGGCAGGTGTATAGCGCAGAGCATTGGACAACAAGTTCGAGATCGCCCGATCCAGCATCAGCTTGTCACCCAGCACGCTGCCAGTGCCGGTCACAACCAACTGGATGCCTTGCTCGTCTGCTAACAGGTGGTAGTACTCAATCAGCTTGGTGGCTACCTCGCTGAGCTCAATACGCTTTTGCTGAGGAATGATCAAGCCGTTGTCCGATTTTGCCAGGAACAGCATGTCATCGATCATTCGCGACATACGTTTCAGATCGTCTAAATTTGAGTAGAGATTCTCTTCATAAGCTTCGAGATTGCGTTTTTGGGTAAGTACCACCTCGGTATGCGTCATCAGGTTGCTAAGAGGTGTGCGTAACTCATGAGCGATATCGGCAGAGAAATTTGAGAGCCGAACAAATGCGTCGTCAAGTCTGGCAAGCATCGCATTAAACGAAGTCACCAACTGCTGAAGCTCAAGGGGGACGGGCCCCAGTGGGATACGCTCTTTCAGTGACCTTGCCGACATAGACGTTGCAACCTGAGTAACCTGTCGCAGGGGTCTCAATCCACTACGCGCGACCACCCAGCCCAACGCAGCGCTGACCAGTGCGCTAATTACTAGACCGATCCAGAACCACCGCTGCAACGTTTCAAAGAAATGCACGTGGTTGGTCACATCGAGAATCAGCAAAACCGTTAGGAACGCGGGTTCATCCTCTGTTGATACCGGCGCAGTCATACCTCGGTACTTGTGCCCATTTTGCTCCCACTCCCACATACCGTAGTCACGGTTGAAGCGGTACTTCTCGGGAACATTGAACAGCTGTGGCTCGGCAAAAAGTACCGTACCGTCGTTTGCCAGGATGATTGCCGCTAAATCGTGGTGGGCTCCTAACAGCGCTTTTAGCTGAGGCAGCACTCCTTCAAGGTCTGCATGACTGCGGGCGTTGCTCAGGATTGCCTGGGTCGACTCAAGCTTCTCGTCCAGCGTCTGCTGGTCGAGCATCATAAAATGATGCCGGCTAAAATGATTGAAGCCCAGGCCGGCCACCGTGAGGACTGCAATAACCGCAAGCATAAACATCAAACTCATACGTGCGGTCAGCGACAGATGCGTCATTCAGACTCCGGTGCATCGAGCATATAACCCATACCACGTGAGGTATGAATCAGCTTCAATTCAAAATCATCGTCAATTTTCGCCCGCAAGCGTCGGATAGCCACCTCGATCACATTGGTGTCGCTGTCAAAATTCATGTCCCATACCTGAGAAGCGATCAACGACTTGGGAAGGACTTCGCCGCGGCGGCGCAGCAGTAGTTCCAGTAACGCGAACTCCTTCGCGGTCAGGTCAATTCGCTTGCCACTGCGCACGGCACGCCGCTTAAGCAGATCAACTTCAAGGTCGGCTATTTTCATGGTGGTCTGCGTGGGCGAACTATTGCCGCGCCGCAGTAATGTTCTGACGCGCGCTAACAACTCAGAAAAGGCGAATGGCTTGACTAGGTAGTCGTCCGCCCCCAGTTCTAAGCCTTTCACGCGATCTTCAACACCGTCACGGGCCGTCAAAAATAGTACCGGCACATCCTTGCCTGCAGCACGAACCATCCGCAGGACTTCCCAGCCATCTAGGCCAGGCATCATCACGTCCAGAATCAACAGGTCATAGGCTTCGCTCAGTGCATGCTGAAGCGCATCCGTTCCCGTCATAACACGGTCGACGTTGAATCCAGCCTCTGTGAGGCCCTGTTGCAGGTAAGTGCCTGTTTTTGGCTCGTCTTCAGCGACCAGAAGTTTCATGCGGGCTGTTCCCAAATTTTGAGTAGCCTGAGTGTGCAGTCAAATCCCCCTCCCAACCACAAGCTGACGAAAATGTAATCCTAGCCTCATGTATCTGTAAGGATGACTTGTCTAGGGTGCAGGCATGAGCACTAGGTTGTGCTCTTGGCCCTCGAGTGCATAACGACGCCGAGAGCCGCCACAGTTTTAACTGAGGAGACTGCCCAATGAAATTGCTTAAGCCTTTAATTCTGGTTGGTTCACTTCTACTTTCTTCCGTTGTTTGGGCCGAGGGTGGGGGTGACCGCCTCTTCGAGCGCATGGAGGATATGCGCGACAAAGCTGAAGCGGTACTGATTCAGGCGGAAAAAGCCCCGGCAAGCGAGCGCCATGTGCACATGAAAGAGCACATGGGGATGCTAGGCGACATGATGAGTCAGCTCCACAGTCAGCACCCGGATCCAGGTATTACCACTGAAGAACATCTCGCATGGATGGAGCGACACGACAAACTGGTTGATGACGTCCTCGCGCAAATGATTCGTGAGCACAAGCTCATGATGGCTGATAAAGAGTGCCACCCTTAAGAATTCCCATCTTCAAGGCCTTCATGATTGCTCCTTTGGCCTAGCGGCGCCTCGACGGTGCCGCATTTTTTCAAGCTTACTAATTTGTAGTTTTGGGGTAAGCCCCCCGGCAGGATGCGGGGAATAGCATGAGATTTCCAACCACCTCAATGAGGTCTCATCATGAAACGTTCACCGTCACAACTTTTGGTCACAGCACTTCTCTTCGTAGCTGTAACTCAAGCCTCTGCGCAAACTTCCAGCAGTGCACCCAACATTGACCAGCAGACCCAAGCGACCCCCTCTACGCGTACCGTTTTCATCAAGATGGATGACATCAGCTACGGCCAGAAATCTATCGATGTGAGGCCTGGCGAAACTGTCCGCTTCGTGTTGAAGAATGAAGGAGCGCTGATGCACGAATTCAATATCGGTAAAGCCGTATCGCAACTGAATCATCAACGCGAAATGGCAGCCTTGTTCAAAGACGGCACACTGACGCCAACAGGCAAAGCAAAGTCCATCGTCTGGCATGAACGGTCGGGCCTAGGAGACTCCAACCCACCGGGTATCCCTGAAGTCGTTGAAGCAGCACATGATGACCCTAACGCCATACTTGTTGAGCCCGGAACTACCAAGGAGTTTGTCTGGACCTTCAGCGACTCGGCCAACCTCAACTTCGCCTGCACCCTCCCTGGACATTATCAAGCGGGGATGGTCGGTGAGTTCGTACTTCGCTGACTCAATAACCAGCGGCCCAGCAAAAGCTAGGCCGCACCTGACTTCAGTACATCTTTCGAGTTTGTAGTTTTCGCGTAAGCCAACTGACAGCATTGCCTGGTTAGCATCGATATTGTGCCCAACAACTCCATTTCAGAGATTCATTATGAAAACCAAACTAACTTCATTTTTTCTCGCCACAACCCTGGTTTTCTCGGCCTCTGCTGCCATGGCTAACCCGAGCCATAGTAAAAGCGCTATAGGCCAACCAGGAGACGCCAAGCAAGCTGATCGCACCATCGAAATCAAGATGGGCGATATCTTCTTCGAACCGAAGAGTATTGATATCACAGCGGGAGAAACCGTCCGCTTCGTGCTCAAGAATGAGGGCTCGCTGCTGCATGAATTCAACCTGGGCATGGCAGCTGCACATGCCGCCCATCAAAAAGAAATGGCCGCAATGTTTCAGAACGGCACACTTTCCCCAACGGGCGCACAGGACATGAGCAACATGGATCACGCCATGGGCGGGATGAAGATGGTCGGCATGAAACACGACGATCCAAACAGCGTCTTGATCGAGCCGGGAGCCACTGAAGAACTGGTATGGGCCTTTACCAAG includes:
- a CDS encoding DUF932 domain-containing protein, producing the protein MAHLVETMAYAGAAPWHGLGNQLTQKQPIEVWQREAGMDWQIQESPVHFKSDSIGTLGAIHSFPEQKVLFRSDTKAPLSVVSNRYHTVQPREVLEFYRDLTEVSGYELETAGVLKGGRKFWALARTGQGAVIKGNDQVNGYLLLATSCDGTLATTATPTTVRVVCNNTLTIALDGASRAIKVPHNTRFDPKAVKKQLGIAVSQWDDFMYRMRALAERKVQWHEALGFFMNVLCETSPTGALPEVLPNERALRKVQELYEGRGRGSQLDSARGTAWGLLNSVTEFVDHERRARSNEYRMDSAWFGQGAQIKQRALDTALQLVA
- a CDS encoding lambda-exonuclease family protein; its protein translation is MKATPLSSASKPRPALRLISTKELPREDWLAVRKQGIGSSDAGAAVGLNPYKSQLELWMEKTGRDTTLPKADPHDEESPMYWGNVLEPVVAWHYSKRTKNKVRRINAVLQHPDPELPWMLANIDREVIGADDVQILECKTAGINGARLWKEGVPEYVQLQVMHQLAVTGKQAADVAVLLGGQTLEIHRIERDEQMIARLIELERKFWHYVETDTPPPADGSASAEIALRALYPEDNGKTVDFSGRAGLAAAYIELKAVRQSMAEKETREAQLKQMLQQAMGDATRAEFSHGFISWKKAKGSSVLDVETMLKDKPYLQVRYTKLKEGSRRFLVS
- a CDS encoding hydrolase or metal-binding protein, with product MLKGLAITPPVLGRISIGKVIEKNGKRLPEKDDQFTITSQVQGKDGWLLHPLNDELRQGKDDKLRSIPVRLLFNEPELNFRADYTLFERQSGRPLCVGNGETCKRATQDGMQSLPCPSPDACPLAKGGACKPYGRLNVLIGDDDPLGSFVFRTTGFNSIRTLAARLHYFQAISGNRLACLPLELRLRGKSTRQSHGTPIFYVDLTVRSDMDMAETLLAATELDAKRQSAGFDQVALDEAAQRGLANGAFEDSEEDAGAIAEEFYPTEESQPPASNTPQRSAKASLAEKLDAQAQRHTPPTDNHQGAHHAPAQAQSQ
- the radC gene encoding DNA repair protein RadC yields the protein MRLHKLKASDSTGTYLVESPVTEADILLMARQLANLRLRRGRALTSPKDVFNHLQALLADYEHEVFALLLLDSRHRVIAFHELFRGTLDSASVYPREIVKAALEHNAAATVLVHNHPSGDPEPSQADFTLTHKLQEALNLVGVRTLDHIVVGQEGCVSLAELGYL
- a CDS encoding helix-turn-helix transcriptional regulator codes for the protein MPKIDSKQLATLVGQAIARQRVRCDLSQEQVAEKLEIGSEAVSRIERGIVMPNVERLVELAAIFNCDAAELLTEGSTRPEDQTRRLQGLLSTLNVGDRALVLEVVERLVERLSRG
- a CDS encoding sterol desaturase family protein, encoding MGSTSRFLLRWFSYPAIFGGISAVMIWLLYQGIPYWPSTAILAAVGVGCVAGLERLQPFRQDWLSDHDDTLTDFIHLVVNLSVIQFTAAVLSRVGDLVPAELSGFPTGLPLWLQLLIVAAILDLSLYAMHRLSHHVPWLWHLHEPHHSAERLYWMNGERRHPLHAAIMAGPGLLVLFAMGTPSELVAAWFGILTVHLAFQHSNVDYSLGLLRRIIGVAETHRWHHKRDFEDAQVNFGEFLLVWDLLFKTFYDSAKQPSSNDVGLRDRRYPSGYVDQLAEPFRGNT
- a CDS encoding helix-turn-helix domain-containing protein; protein product: MAISEGVCWRGKAWVSPGLGIFLGYTGSHERHSHMAHQVTIGLGGQVTVRAQSQALTAPAICIKAGTLHQIEGDEVLSIYLDALSEEARAMNCIAAAQLVSIPAGNTSAIEQLLETPELPAQLVREEVRRLLGLKMPQAADPRMRAVLQALEERQDDRARLAELVHLSPTRFSHWFVEQTGLPLRSYRKWSRLVVALRFVSVGHNLTAAAHAAGFADAAHFSRSFRALFGLDPSSALGHVRLRS
- a CDS encoding heavy metal sensor histidine kinase; the protein is MTHLSLTARMSLMFMLAVIAVLTVAGLGFNHFSRHHFMMLDQQTLDEKLESTQAILSNARSHADLEGVLPQLKALLGAHHDLAAIILANDGTVLFAEPQLFNVPEKYRFNRDYGMWEWEQNGHKYRGMTAPVSTEDEPAFLTVLLILDVTNHVHFFETLQRWFWIGLVISALVSAALGWVVARSGLRPLRQVTQVATSMSARSLKERIPLGPVPLELQQLVTSFNAMLARLDDAFVRLSNFSADIAHELRTPLSNLMTHTEVVLTQKRNLEAYEENLYSNLDDLKRMSRMIDDMLFLAKSDNGLIIPQQKRIELSEVATKLIEYYHLLADEQGIQLVVTGTGSVLGDKLMLDRAISNLLSNALRYTPAGQTILVTVKSTASAVTLTIANPGETIKPEHLDKLFDRFYRVDPARREGSPSNAGLGLAITRSIVESHKGKIWCTSCDGTTAFHMEFPQQP
- a CDS encoding heavy metal response regulator transcription factor; translated protein: MKLLVAEDEPKTGTYLQQGLTEAGFNVDRVMTGTDALQHALSEAYDLLILDVMMPGLDGWEVLRMVRAAGKDVPVLFLTARDGVEDRVKGLELGADDYLVKPFAFSELLARVRTLLRRGNSSPTQTTMKIADLEVDLLKRRAVRSGKRIDLTAKEFALLELLLRRRGEVLPKSLIASQVWDMNFDSDTNVIEVAIRRLRAKIDDDFELKLIHTSRGMGYMLDAPESE
- a CDS encoding co-regulatory protein PtrA N-terminal domain-containing protein — protein: MKLLKPLILVGSLLLSSVVWAEGGGDRLFERMEDMRDKAEAVLIQAEKAPASERHVHMKEHMGMLGDMMSQLHSQHPDPGITTEEHLAWMERHDKLVDDVLAQMIREHKLMMADKECHP
- a CDS encoding plastocyanin/azurin family copper-binding protein, with product MKRSPSQLLVTALLFVAVTQASAQTSSSAPNIDQQTQATPSTRTVFIKMDDISYGQKSIDVRPGETVRFVLKNEGALMHEFNIGKAVSQLNHQREMAALFKDGTLTPTGKAKSIVWHERSGLGDSNPPGIPEVVEAAHDDPNAILVEPGTTKEFVWTFSDSANLNFACTLPGHYQAGMVGEFVLR
- a CDS encoding cupredoxin family protein, which codes for MKTKLTSFFLATTLVFSASAAMANPSHSKSAIGQPGDAKQADRTIEIKMGDIFFEPKSIDITAGETVRFVLKNEGSLLHEFNLGMAAAHAAHQKEMAAMFQNGTLSPTGAQDMSNMDHAMGGMKMVGMKHDDPNSVLIEPGATEELVWAFTKATGLEFACNIPGHYQSGMVGKVNVR